A DNA window from Hydractinia symbiolongicarpus strain clone_291-10 chromosome 6, HSymV2.1, whole genome shotgun sequence contains the following coding sequences:
- the LOC130647202 gene encoding NEDD8-activating enzyme E1 regulatory subunit-like produces MKRKEPASPDKITEEPSNTDKIMNPQKTSRTESGKKEEKYDRQIRLWGLNGQKDLENANICLINVTAAGTEALKCLILPGVGRYSIVDNTVITVEDVGNNFFFDSFSLGKSKAQIACELVQELNEDSVGHFYQKDPIELLNNDPEFFKKFTVVICSRVSEHGLLKLGNFLWHAHVPLVVCDNFGYFGILRIVVKEHIVIEAHPDNAFEDFRLDCPFPELVRYMDAIKLEEMSKLEHSHTPYLVLLYKYLEKWRKANNSQWPKSYQEKRVIKQMLQEGVLKNDDGIEFTEENFDEAIRNVNIAYTATGIPDDIRKILKDTMANHPLQSEVNSKFWILIRSLKEFVNQKGMLPLRGTLPDMFSDSKRYIELQNLYKTKADEDIASVESFVREALSDLQLPASFVSFDDIKLLCKNAFFLKVQRGLSVHDELKQDPCAHKINGSLQSMPPFAVDIYLLFRAIMRLFDDKVGDRYNLSSMKGFEKLKKLLSDVIQDIRCDVAVPQMYLEEILRCNVSEFHTTASILGGVCSQEVIKIITKQFVPIDNIFVYDGISQQTASMKL; encoded by the coding sequence ATGAAAAGGAAAGAACCTGCTTCTCCGGACAAGATAACAGAAGAACCAAGCAACACCGATAAAATTATGAATCCACAAAAAACCAGCCGCACTGAGTCTGgtaaaaaagaggaaaaatacGACAGACAAATTCGATTGTGGGGACTGAACGGACAGAAAGATTTAGAAAATGCCAACATATGTTTAATCAACGTTACTGCCGCGGGCACGGAAGCCCTCAAATGTTTAATTTTACCTGGTGTTGGTCGCTATTCTATTGTTGACAATACCGTCATAACTGTAGAAGATGTTggtaataatttcttttttgacaGCTTTTCTCTCGGAAAATCGAAGGCTCAGATTGCATGTGAATTGGTGCAGGAATTGAATGAAGATAGCGTTGGTCATTTTTATCAGAAAGATCCAATTGAGCTGCTGAATAACGATCCAGAGTTTTTCAAGAAGTTTACTGTGGTAATATGTTCTCGTGTGTCGGAACACGGGCTTTTAAAACTGGGAAATTTTTTGTGGCATGCTCATGTGCCACTGGTAGTTTGCGATAATTTTGGTTATTTCGGTATATTGAGGATCGTCGTAAAGGAGCACATAGTCATTGAAGCTCACCCGGACAATGCTTTTGAGGATTTTAGGCTCGACTGTCCATTTCCAGAACTTGTTAGATACATGGATGCCATCAAGTTGGAAGAAATGAGTAAACTAGAGCATTCTCATACACCGTATTTAGTTTtgctgtataaatatttggagAAATGGAGAAAAGCCAATAATTCACAATGGCCCAAATCTTATCAGGAAAAACGGGTAATAAAACAGATGTTGCAGGAAGGTGTATTGAAAAATGACGATGGGATAGAGTTTACCGAAGAAAACTTCGACGAGGCAATTAGAAATGTCAACATAGCTTATACTGCCACAGGAATACCAGATGATATCCGTAAGATTTTAAAGGATACCATGGCTAACCATCCGTTACAGTCTGAGGTGAATTcaaaattttggattttaattcgttctcttAAAGAATTTGTAAATCAAAAAGGAATGCTGCCTTTGCGAGGTACTCTTCCGGACATGTTCTCCGATTCAAAGCGATATATCGAGTTacagaatttatacaaaacaaAAGCTGACGAAGACATAGCGTCGGTGGAAAGTTTCGTGCGTGAAGCATTGAGTGACTTGCAATTGCCGGCGTCGTTTGTTTCCTTTGACGACATCAAGTTATTATGCAAGAATGCTTTTTTCTTGAAAGTTCAAAGAGGACTTTCCGTACATGATGAGCTAAAACAAGACCCGTGCGCACATAAAATAAACGGCAGTCTCCAATCAATGCCTCCTTTTGCAGTTGATATTTATCTTCTCTTCCGCGCTATTATGCGATTATTTGACGACAAAGTTGGCGACCGGTACAACCTATCAAGTATGAAAGGTTTCGAAAAGTTAAAGAAACTATTGAGCGATGTGATACAAGATATTCGATGTGATGTAGCAGTTCCACAGATGTATTTGGAAGAAATACTTAGGTGCAACGTAAGTGAATTTCACACAACCGCCTCCATATTAGGCGGAGTCTGCTCGCAAGAAGTGATCAAAATTATCACAAAACAATTTGTGCCTATcgacaatatttttgtttacgaCGGGATATCGCAACAGACAGCATCGATGAAGTTGTAA